accgcCTGCCCCGCTGCTCACCTTCTCTGTCACATACTGGCACCGTTTGAGGTCGTGGTCACCATCAGGCAGGATCTCCGGCTCCACGATGGGCACGATACCGTTCTGCAAACACCGGGCAGACGGCATCACGGGGATGTTTTTGGCCCCATAGCAACATAAGGCAATGCCTAGACCTGGGGGTGATGCCCATCCTGCGAGTGGCAATTCTTGGCCCCATGGGCAATGTTCATGCTTGTGGGGTGACGCCTGGCCCCACAAGTGACGCCTGGCCCAAAGAAAGATGTCCATGCCATGGGGCAATGTTCGGCCCCAGGAGGAGATACCCATCCCCATGAGATATTACCCAGCCTATGTGTTGATGCCCAGCCCCACGGGTCAATACCTGGCCCCATATGGTGACACTCATCCCATGGTCAATGCCCGACCCACAAGTTGATACCCATCCCTACAGAGCAACGCTCAGGCCCTAGAGAAACACTGAGCTTCATGGATCAGTGCCCATCACTATGGGGCAACATCTGTGAGTCAATACCCATCCCATAGGTCAGTGTCCACTCCACGAGGTGCCCACCCACACGGCCTGGCTCCAGATCCATACCTGCTGGCAGATGCTGGCATAGCGGGCCAAGACGTTGGCGTTCTCCATGATGGCGAGGGCAGAGGGAGTATTATCACTGATTTTCAGCACGCAGCGCCACTTGGCAAAGTCAGCCccatccttcttgtactgagcgCAGCGCTCCGACAGCCCATCCAGACCTACCGGGCAGCACCGTCAGCCCCACGGCCCCAAATCTCCCACCCTCACCCCACATTTGCTCCACCTACCCTGCGTGGTGGTCTCCCCATCTGTCCCGGCCAGCGGAACGACACCTTTGTCCACCTACGGATGAGTGAATGGAGGGTGGACGTCGATCCCCTCACGGCCATCCCCAAGCACCCAATAAACCACCAGATCCTGCCCCCACCTTGATGCCCACAACGATGCCCTTATCTTTGATCATCTGGACGAAAGGAGTGCCGTCGTCAGCCTTCTGGTACATGGTCTCGTGGAAGAAAATGACCCCCCCGATGCATTTCTTCACCCGGCTGTCAGCACTGAACAGGATCTGGCGGTACAGCCGGCGGTTCTCCTCCGTGTTCTCCACCCCGATCTGGTTGAGGCGCTTGGCCATGCTCCCTGCGGGCACCCGGCACCGTCACCCAGAGGGGAAGCACTATAGGAAGCACTATAGGACatcccccaaccccccacctcccaccccccatCACCCCTCCGGCTCTCAACCCCTCACTGACCCACGGATTCATCGGCGGCCAAAATGCCCTTCCCCGGGGCCACGATGCGCAGCGCGATGTCCGACAGCTCCTTCTTCTGCTCGGCTGTGAGCGCGGGGTATTGGTGCGTCATGGTGCTGCCTGCCGGCGGACGAGGGCTGAGTCACGCACCGccacccccccccttcctccccctcccgTGCACACCACGCGCCCGCACCCTACAGGGATTGGGACCCCCAGGatcccacctccccacccccccccatccccatccctgggcaCGTGGCCCCCCCATAGGGTCACGTTGCATAAGCCCCGAGCGGGGCAGCGCCTCGTGGAGGATGCCGGAGAGCTCCCAGCCATTTTGCTGCCTGCTCGCCCGCCCCCAGCCCAGCCATCTTGAGGgagaaagggggaggggggctcGGAGCGGGGCACGGGGGTACCGGGGATAAAGTGGGGACGGCGGTGAGAAGGCAGAGGGGTACCCCTGGGGGGTTTGGGGCGTGGGAAGACTGCTGGGTGCCGGGGATGGGATAGGGATGCGTTGGGATACGGATACCCCAAAGCCGAGGAGATCTCGAAAGTGGGAGACCCCAAAGTCGGGGATGCTCCGGGATGGGGACAACGTGGGAACGGCGACGCGCTGCCCCCGGGCCGGTCCCCTCCGGGCAGTACGTGCATCGCACGGGCTCAGGAGGTGCCCCGCGCCCCCTGCAACCACCCCATACCCGCGAACCCCTCTGCCCGAAgttctccccccaccccgggaGCCCCGCGGTACCGCTCTGCACCGCACACAGCAGCCGTCGGGGCGGCCGCTCCCTCCGTCGGTCCCTCCCGGCTGCTCCCCGtagtcccccccccccaccgaaCCCGGATCCCGGTTCCCCATTCTCGGTTCCTCCCTTACCGTGCGGGACCGGTGGCGGCGGGCACGGAACTGCGGGCTGAGAGCTCCGGCCCCGCGGTAAATGGGGCTGCGATGCCGCAGAGCTACGTGACCGGTGGGGCGGGCCCGGCGGGCGGCACCCGGTACGAccggccccctccccccccgcacagccccgccccgccgccaccGCAGCGGTGGcacttcctcctccccccccccaaatgtATGTGTCCCCCTCCCACGTGTTGCTCTCGGGGTCCCCGAAGCGATCGGTTCTGACTGGAGAcccccccccgcgccgccccgcttTGCCGTCGGGGATCCCCCTTCCCACCGGGATGGggaggcagcactgccaccGCCGTGTCACTTCCTGATGTGTTCGGGGAAGTGACAAAGCATGTCACCCGCGGGACACGGCCCCACTGTCACACCCTGCTGCTGTAAGGGACCCCTCCCCCCCAGGCAAGAACCCCCTTGTGCCATTCATACCACGGAGAGGACCCTcaaagacccccccccacccccccttgcCACTGTGGGGACACACCTGGGCCGCTCTCTGCCCCTATTAGAGACTCTGCTGTGAACCCCCACAGCACAG
The DNA window shown above is from Gallus gallus isolate bGalGal1 chromosome 19, bGalGal1.mat.broiler.GRCg7b, whole genome shotgun sequence and carries:
- the ALDOC gene encoding fructose-bisphosphate aldolase C, with the translated sequence MTHQYPALTAEQKKELSDIALRIVAPGKGILAADESVGSMAKRLNQIGVENTEENRRLYRQILFSADSRVKKCIGGVIFFHETMYQKADDGTPFVQMIKDKGIVVGIKVDKGVVPLAGTDGETTTQGLDGLSERCAQYKKDGADFAKWRCVLKISDNTPSALAIMENANVLARYASICQQNGIVPIVEPEILPDGDHDLKRCQYVTEKVLAAVYKALSDHHVYLEGTLLKPNMVTPGHSCPTKYSPEEIAMATVTALRRTVPPAVPGVTFLSGGQSEEEASINLNAINTCPLVRPWALTFSYGRALQASALSAWRGQRDNANAATEEFVKRAEVNGLAALGKYEGSGDDSGAAGQSLYVANHAY